From Xylanibacter oryzae DSM 17970, a single genomic window includes:
- a CDS encoding efflux RND transporter permease subunit — protein sequence MIISDIALKRPVASVVLSLIIILMGVVGFNFLGVRLYPAIDPPIITVQTSYSGANSGIIESQITEPLEKSINGIEGVKSISSRSTIGASTITVEFNLGTDLEKAANDVRDKVSQATKTLPQDIDAQPTVTKADADADPIIMLSVKSTRMSPIQLSDYTENILQEKLQTIPGVSSVSIYGQQRPSMRLWFKPEKMAAYGITASDINTALSNENVEMPAGKIRGNATEMLLKTHGRLTTEADFNNLIIKQSDNQVVRLSDIGEASMGPQDEESGSKVNGETGVMLNLIPLPGANDIQIANEFNKRLAQIKKTMPKGVELNVARDKSLFVRQSVKDVVETLVISIFLVVLIIFLFFRNWIIALRPLLDIPVSLIGTFFVMYVFGFSINVLSLLGIVLATGLVVDDGIVVTENIFKRIEKGMDKWKAAFEGTREIFFAVISTSMTLAIVFIPVIFLQGFTGRLFREFGIVVASAVLISAVVSLTLTPVLNVFLGGSSSHHSKFYEASEPFFVGMENKYRKILSFFIKNRWIAFSILGICIVIIFSLSRALKSELAPLEDHSYIRTSITAPEGTEYLYNQKLIDKVAQINMDSIPGVKYVLARYAVNSSANAGNVTAFLDDPSNRKASQQKLYDKLSAIYSTIPDGRIIPSQEPTITTSASKGLPVQFVIQNLDFDKLHKILPKFMDEAQNSPVFSNVDVDLKFNKPEINITVDRLKANSLGVNEKDISNTLDLAYSGGRYGYFLINNKQYYVIGQVDREDRSKPADIKSLYVRSKSGEMIQLDNLVRADENSSPPILYHYNRYKSATISANLANGRTLGEGINEMKRISSKLLDNSFNTDLAGSSRDFAESSSNISFALILALLLIYLILSAQFESFRDPLIIMLTVPMAIAGAMLSLWICGQTLNIFSEIGMIMLIGIVTKNGILIVEFANQKRKQGLNRRVAAFEAASARFRPIVMTSLATFFGCMPIALSLGSGAQSRAPLGTVVVGGLLFSLILTLFIIPVTYIVLSSKNKK from the coding sequence ATGATTATTTCGGATATTGCTTTAAAAAGGCCTGTAGCGTCAGTTGTTTTAAGCCTTATAATTATATTAATGGGTGTAGTGGGGTTCAACTTCCTTGGGGTAAGATTATATCCGGCGATAGATCCTCCTATCATAACTGTACAGACGTCATATTCGGGAGCAAATTCAGGAATAATCGAATCACAGATTACAGAACCTCTTGAGAAATCTATCAATGGCATAGAAGGAGTAAAGTCAATATCTTCAAGATCCACAATAGGCGCAAGCACCATAACCGTTGAATTTAATCTGGGCACAGACCTCGAAAAAGCGGCCAATGATGTGCGCGACAAGGTGTCTCAGGCTACTAAGACCCTGCCTCAGGATATAGATGCCCAACCTACTGTGACAAAGGCTGATGCGGATGCCGACCCGATCATCATGCTTTCGGTGAAAAGCACTAGAATGAGTCCTATCCAACTGAGTGACTACACCGAAAACATATTACAAGAGAAACTGCAAACCATTCCGGGGGTAAGTTCTGTATCTATTTACGGACAGCAAAGACCCTCCATGCGTCTGTGGTTCAAGCCCGAAAAAATGGCTGCATACGGTATTACGGCTTCTGACATCAATACGGCCCTTTCTAACGAAAATGTAGAAATGCCTGCCGGCAAAATACGTGGAAATGCAACTGAAATGCTCCTCAAGACTCACGGAAGGTTGACAACCGAGGCCGACTTTAATAATCTTATTATCAAGCAAAGTGATAATCAGGTTGTCCGCCTTAGTGACATCGGCGAAGCGTCGATGGGACCTCAGGATGAAGAATCCGGTTCAAAGGTAAATGGCGAAACCGGTGTGATGCTCAACCTGATACCTCTACCGGGTGCAAATGATATTCAAATAGCCAACGAATTCAATAAGCGATTGGCTCAAATTAAAAAGACGATGCCTAAAGGCGTAGAACTGAATGTTGCCCGCGACAAGTCTTTATTTGTAAGGCAGTCGGTAAAAGATGTTGTAGAAACGCTCGTTATATCTATCTTCCTGGTAGTGCTTATCATCTTCTTGTTCTTTAGAAACTGGATAATTGCCTTACGCCCCTTGCTTGATATTCCGGTGTCGCTTATAGGCACCTTCTTTGTGATGTATGTCTTCGGATTCTCTATCAATGTCTTAAGTTTGCTCGGAATAGTGCTGGCTACAGGTCTGGTGGTTGACGATGGCATCGTTGTGACCGAGAATATCTTTAAGCGTATAGAGAAAGGTATGGATAAGTGGAAAGCAGCATTCGAAGGGACACGCGAAATCTTCTTTGCGGTAATTTCTACTTCGATGACATTGGCCATTGTCTTCATACCTGTCATTTTCCTTCAGGGATTTACCGGTCGCCTGTTTCGTGAGTTCGGTATTGTCGTTGCAAGTGCAGTATTGATATCTGCGGTTGTTTCACTGACATTAACCCCTGTGCTGAATGTCTTTTTGGGAGGATCGTCTTCACATCATTCCAAATTCTATGAAGCATCAGAGCCGTTCTTTGTCGGTATGGAGAATAAATACAGGAAAATCCTAAGTTTCTTTATCAAAAATCGATGGATAGCATTTTCCATCCTTGGCATTTGTATTGTTATCATCTTCTCATTGTCGAGAGCGTTGAAGTCCGAATTGGCACCTCTTGAAGACCATAGTTATATAAGGACGTCTATTACAGCTCCCGAAGGTACAGAATATCTCTACAATCAAAAGTTGATAGATAAAGTAGCACAGATCAATATGGATTCTATTCCCGGCGTGAAATATGTACTCGCAAGGTATGCCGTCAACTCTAGTGCCAACGCAGGAAATGTCACTGCCTTTCTTGATGATCCTTCTAACAGAAAAGCATCTCAACAGAAACTTTACGACAAGTTATCGGCGATTTATTCCACTATCCCAGATGGCAGAATCATACCAAGTCAGGAACCCACGATTACAACATCGGCATCCAAGGGACTTCCTGTTCAGTTTGTAATACAAAACCTGGATTTTGATAAATTGCATAAGATATTGCCTAAATTTATGGACGAGGCTCAGAATAGTCCTGTATTCAGCAACGTTGATGTTGACTTGAAATTCAATAAACCTGAAATAAATATCACTGTCGACCGCTTGAAAGCTAATAGTCTGGGCGTAAACGAGAAAGATATTTCCAACACCTTAGACCTCGCGTATAGCGGAGGCAGATATGGCTATTTCTTAATTAATAATAAGCAGTATTACGTGATAGGTCAGGTAGACAGAGAAGATCGTAGCAAACCTGCCGATATAAAATCACTGTATGTACGGTCCAAATCAGGAGAAATGATACAGTTAGACAATCTTGTCAGGGCAGACGAGAATAGCAGTCCACCAATCTTATACCATTATAATCGTTATAAATCGGCTACTATCTCGGCCAATTTAGCAAACGGACGTACCTTGGGAGAAGGAATCAACGAAATGAAAAGAATATCGAGCAAGTTGCTTGACAATTCCTTTAATACCGATTTGGCAGGATCTTCGAGAGACTTTGCCGAGAGCAGTTCCAATATATCATTCGCTCTGATTTTGGCGTTGCTGTTAATCTATTTGATATTATCCGCACAGTTTGAGAGTTTCCGCGATCCATTGATCATCATGCTTACAGTGCCTATGGCTATAGCAGGCGCCATGCTTTCGTTGTGGATATGCGGTCAGACGTTAAACATCTTCTCCGAGATAGGTATGATCATGCTTATTGGTATAGTCACCAAAAACGGAATCCTCATCGTTGAATTTGCCAATCAGAAACGTAAGCAGGGATTAAACAGAAGGGTAGCAGCCTTCGAAGCAGCTTCAGCCAGATTCCGTCCTATCGTCATGACCTCGTTAGCAACCTTCTTCGGTTGTATGCCGATAGCCTTGTCTCTCGGGTCAGGAGCGCAAAGCAGGGCCCCTTTGGGTACTGTCGTCGTAGGCGGATTGCTCTTCTCCTTGATACTTACATTGTTTATAATCCCTGTAACCTATATCGTTTTATCAAGTAAAAATAAGAAATGA
- a CDS encoding TolC family protein produces the protein MKKIWILSFIAILSANVQAQKMLTLDEAVDLALKSNFDILVARNDADIDRVNNTRGNAGMLPTINMNGTGTYGLNNVYQKLSTGVTNSFSSQSSTNLGANVQLSWTLYDGGKMFITKNKLAEIQSLGELQFRSKVMEVTYNVIAAYYDIVRQKQELKSMNEVMNYNKQRVLIAKTGYASGQIVKTELLQAQIDLNVATESAINQKYAISEAQKALNNVLAQDAKQEFDVADSIPESKVPDINELLLRIESSNADILSYKKQIDIAKLALKETQKGYYPTLNLQSGYSLSQLHYSEGTMLNNNSHGFQIGGTLSVPIYNFGETKRKVSVAKMQLLSAQYNLDDAKLQVSIELQNAYKDFKTQQDLLAIERDNDLLAKENLEISLSRLKLGQTTSLEVHQAQENYMESLTRLINFQYQLKIEEAKIKQLISSL, from the coding sequence ATGAAAAAGATTTGGATATTATCATTCATTGCCATACTGTCGGCAAACGTTCAGGCTCAGAAGATGCTGACCTTGGACGAGGCTGTCGACCTGGCCTTAAAAAGTAATTTTGATATATTGGTTGCACGCAATGACGCTGATATTGACAGAGTCAACAACACGAGGGGCAATGCCGGTATGCTACCTACAATCAATATGAATGGCACGGGGACGTATGGCCTTAATAATGTTTATCAGAAACTCTCTACCGGTGTTACAAACAGTTTCTCGTCGCAATCCAGCACGAATTTAGGTGCCAACGTTCAACTTTCATGGACCTTGTACGACGGTGGTAAAATGTTTATCACCAAGAATAAACTTGCTGAAATACAATCGTTGGGCGAACTGCAGTTCCGGTCAAAGGTGATGGAGGTCACCTACAATGTGATAGCTGCATACTATGACATCGTAAGACAGAAACAGGAGCTGAAGTCAATGAATGAGGTCATGAACTATAACAAGCAGAGAGTACTTATAGCAAAGACCGGCTACGCCTCAGGTCAGATAGTTAAGACCGAACTTTTACAGGCGCAAATAGATCTGAATGTAGCTACCGAGAGTGCCATTAATCAGAAATACGCGATAAGCGAAGCCCAAAAAGCCTTGAATAATGTTCTTGCCCAAGATGCTAAGCAAGAGTTTGATGTGGCAGATTCGATACCCGAGTCGAAAGTACCTGATATAAACGAGTTGCTTTTAAGAATAGAGTCATCTAATGCCGATATCCTATCTTATAAGAAACAAATCGATATAGCCAAATTAGCCTTAAAAGAGACTCAAAAGGGATATTATCCTACGTTAAACCTGCAAAGCGGATATTCTTTATCTCAGCTGCATTATTCAGAAGGAACCATGCTTAACAACAATTCGCATGGATTCCAGATAGGCGGAACGCTTTCTGTACCGATATATAATTTTGGAGAGACGAAGAGAAAGGTATCCGTGGCAAAGATGCAATTGCTGTCAGCCCAATACAATTTAGACGATGCCAAGTTACAAGTCAGCATCGAACTTCAGAATGCCTATAAAGACTTTAAGACGCAACAGGATTTGTTGGCCATTGAGAGAGATAACGACCTGTTGGCTAAAGAGAACCTGGAGATCTCTCTTAGTAGATTAAAGTTAGGTCAGACCACATCGCTCGAAGTTCACCAGGCACAAGAGAACTACATGGAGTCGTTAACCCGACTCATTAATTTCCAATATCAATTGAAGATCGAAGAAGCAAAAATAAAACAGTTGATTTCTTCGCTATAG
- a CDS encoding glycoside hydrolase family 5 protein — MKQLMTIIIAFMSAISAKSASVADMPSDSKQLAYSMKVGWNLGNSLESYDASSADSETSWGNPRTTQAMIDAVKASGFNAIRIPVRWYPHFTYNNGTVTIDAAWLSRVKQVIGYCLNDGMYVIMNTHHELWMENHATYADSASVFAKERALWTALATAFGDYDEHLLFAGTNEVHLDGVWTECTTENAIVQNKFNQIFINQVRATGGKNQYRNLVVQTYACNFAWGIDHFTVPKDPTPSRMIVEVHAYEPYDYAMNEAEPYKYWGAPYQSYGIESWAQEAYLDGIFNKMKTNFVDKGYPVIMGECGAIRHTSPTSAMNDSRAYFLKTFISKAKSHGVVPFLWDNGSTGTGKETYGLFNRYSNMSQIDNFSVSAIMQGAETSYPSVSGIETIKNVASENYNVYNQCGVMVKKKAKDLNGLPNGLYIVNGKKYVVK, encoded by the coding sequence ATGAAACAATTAATGACAATTATTATCGCCTTTATGTCGGCTATTAGTGCTAAATCAGCCTCAGTGGCAGATATGCCCAGTGATTCAAAACAACTCGCTTACAGCATGAAGGTGGGATGGAATCTCGGGAACTCTCTCGAATCTTATGATGCTTCTTCGGCCGACAGCGAGACGTCATGGGGCAATCCACGTACTACTCAAGCGATGATAGACGCCGTGAAGGCTTCCGGATTCAATGCTATCAGGATTCCCGTAAGATGGTATCCCCATTTCACTTACAATAATGGAACTGTTACGATCGACGCCGCTTGGCTGTCGCGTGTAAAGCAGGTGATAGGTTATTGTCTTAATGATGGCATGTATGTCATTATGAACACCCATCACGAACTGTGGATGGAAAATCATGCCACCTATGCCGATTCTGCATCAGTATTTGCAAAAGAGCGGGCCCTCTGGACTGCCCTTGCCACAGCCTTTGGCGATTATGATGAGCATCTCTTGTTTGCCGGCACTAACGAGGTGCATCTTGATGGCGTATGGACTGAGTGTACCACCGAAAATGCCATTGTGCAGAATAAGTTCAATCAGATATTTATCAATCAGGTTCGCGCCACAGGTGGTAAGAATCAGTATCGCAATCTTGTAGTGCAGACATACGCCTGCAACTTTGCATGGGGGATAGACCATTTCACAGTTCCAAAAGACCCCACACCGTCGCGAATGATCGTAGAGGTTCATGCCTATGAGCCATACGATTATGCCATGAACGAGGCCGAGCCGTATAAATATTGGGGTGCGCCTTATCAGAGTTACGGCATTGAGTCGTGGGCGCAAGAGGCCTATCTGGATGGCATTTTCAATAAGATGAAGACTAATTTTGTAGACAAGGGTTATCCTGTCATAATGGGTGAGTGTGGAGCAATACGCCATACCTCTCCAACATCAGCCATGAACGATTCGAGAGCTTATTTCTTAAAGACATTCATCAGCAAGGCCAAATCTCATGGCGTAGTGCCTTTCTTGTGGGATAACGGTTCTACGGGCACAGGCAAGGAAACTTACGGACTGTTCAACCGCTACAGCAATATGTCGCAGATTGACAATTTCTCTGTCAGCGCCATCATGCAGGGTGCCGAAACAAGTTATCCTTCAGTATCAGGCATAGAAACGATTAAGAATGTAGCTTCTGAGAATTATAATGTATACAACCAGTGTGGCGTTATGGTCAAGAAGAAGGCCAAGGATCTTAATGGATTGCCAAATGGCCTATATATAGTAAACGGAAAGAAATATGTAGTAAAATAG
- a CDS encoding smalltalk protein, whose product MMKAKTPWGQILRLLITVLTAIATTIGVTSCTGHGPF is encoded by the coding sequence ATGATGAAAGCAAAAACACCATGGGGGCAAATACTCCGACTGCTTATTACGGTTCTTACGGCCATTGCCACTACCATCGGGGTGACTTCGTGCACAGGGCACGGACCGTTTTAG
- a CDS encoding HU family DNA-binding protein: MPVLYKLNKDKRKTSRTVGQYFARAIHVGVIDTDGLAKIMQANCTIKASDIKAVLTELVETMATQLQNSMRVKLDGLGSFKIGIRGIGSNTIDDYSVTKNVKGLRINFQPETKKDSTGVRQKAMLSGTKVQEAPRNENIGEKEAAKAKGAPSAGGGTK, from the coding sequence ATGCCAGTACTTTACAAATTAAACAAAGACAAAAGAAAAACAAGCCGCACTGTAGGACAATATTTCGCTCGCGCCATCCACGTTGGAGTAATAGACACTGACGGTCTGGCCAAAATAATGCAGGCCAACTGTACCATCAAGGCTTCGGATATAAAGGCGGTACTCACCGAGTTGGTTGAGACTATGGCCACTCAGTTACAGAACTCAATGCGTGTGAAACTTGACGGACTGGGTTCGTTCAAGATTGGCATACGCGGAATTGGAAGCAATACTATCGATGACTATTCGGTGACAAAGAACGTGAAGGGATTGCGCATCAACTTCCAACCTGAGACCAAGAAAGACTCAACAGGTGTACGTCAAAAGGCGATGTTGAGTGGCACAAAGGTACAGGAGGCTCCTCGCAATGAGAACATTGGCGAGAAAGAGGCTGCAAAAGCCAAGGGCGCTCCAAGCGCAGGCGGAGGCACTAAATAG
- a CDS encoding HU family DNA-binding protein, giving the protein MPILYKMKRITAPHTSASGKYYALAQHTGTWRTREVARLIQANCSLKESDVLGVISELVCTMKLLLQDSQRVQLDGFGTFKVSITNEPVTSPEDFDPKRNVRSLRIIFWPEYTLAADGSHETMLLDGAQLVRAPDNPAKGRRKR; this is encoded by the coding sequence ATGCCAATACTTTACAAGATGAAGCGCATCACCGCGCCACACACTTCGGCCTCGGGCAAATATTACGCTCTGGCACAACACACGGGAACTTGGCGCACTCGAGAGGTTGCACGACTGATACAGGCTAACTGTTCGCTGAAAGAGAGCGACGTGCTCGGAGTAATCTCCGAATTGGTTTGCACAATGAAATTGCTGTTGCAGGACTCGCAACGTGTGCAGTTGGACGGTTTCGGAACGTTCAAGGTCAGCATCACCAACGAGCCTGTTACGTCGCCTGAGGACTTTGACCCGAAACGCAATGTGAGATCGCTGAGGATTATTTTCTGGCCTGAATATACTTTGGCGGCTGACGGTAGTCACGAGACGATGCTGCTGGATGGGGCGCAACTTGTTAGAGCACCTGATAATCCTGCCAAGGGACGAAGAAAAAGATAA
- a CDS encoding AAA family ATPase, which yields MAKTNAKEYLMDMAAGSREEWLKSLIYATIETDGNVTDEKLQEIADAYVRGSAQSYRIPTSFSNELIGTVKLTALKHTSGVNALMDNQNIDFSPNITIIHGMNGTGKSSYFRILNKMTGGDVEESILPNVYKDISEPILVKINYIKDDTPKEKECSGSIETIPDLTFCKVFDSNYLNSLISKRNVDATVIEPLGLSLFQKIVDYEIQIQDILSYKINTITTELPRIATDKLLEQNKGVFNNKHFDVSQRKAIEASYSFGDDKQAQLKNCKTQLESLLKFNIDTTLRLLNFEKDALSNIKRELITKFKSAKDLITEWNVCLLDYVKAKNNHSEAIKQFAILTTLSNTSSPEWRNFINAADQYKKITGNDDECPYCHRPYDDGALKIVQSYTSFLSDKSETELKNKEKALSIYNNKLLRYVPDINLDDNIKKILRAIAVNESQSLLEIVLHSIDANKNLYKELTGCVNEKKEMNSPVLSIEIINKKLDEEINTVDTKIAESQEKDSKLQPKIANLKERITILEDAKSIAAQKDAIRDWFNKIDSISTITDKKEHFKSRPISLLSTTAHNELITEKLANTFQNKLQEIGLKRLGMKVQKASNHHGIYSTELVLSNNENNIQQILSEGEQKGVGLAMFFAEIELQSGLNPIILDDPVNSLDNEIAKSFAQMLYKLNNQVILFNHELLFQSAFESMDHICPNYDAQGCRKQGKHIYIYETEEFNGNKGLIVSYKKQNAKFYLDKAEHFSTTPPFSDNVGEITNDLRQAVEHLIDEVVFRNQIPTRYSCKKSRIQWGKLKTLVNDSETIDKLNTIHSRLSGSSLHNGIESTYNQLRQCEANEFIRDLRVILNK from the coding sequence ATGGCAAAAACTAATGCAAAAGAATATCTAATGGATATGGCGGCTGGCTCAAGAGAAGAATGGCTCAAGAGCCTTATATATGCTACAATAGAGACAGATGGAAACGTAACAGACGAAAAATTACAAGAGATTGCAGATGCATATGTTCGTGGTTCTGCACAGAGCTATAGAATTCCTACATCATTTTCTAATGAATTAATAGGTACTGTAAAATTGACGGCCTTAAAACATACTTCTGGAGTGAATGCTTTAATGGACAATCAAAATATAGATTTTTCGCCTAATATCACTATTATTCACGGTATGAATGGAACTGGTAAAAGTAGCTATTTCCGCATATTAAACAAAATGACAGGTGGTGATGTTGAGGAAAGTATTCTTCCAAATGTTTATAAGGATATTTCAGAACCGATTTTGGTAAAAATAAATTATATTAAAGATGATACACCTAAAGAGAAAGAATGTAGTGGATCAATTGAAACAATACCAGACTTAACTTTCTGCAAGGTTTTTGATTCCAACTATCTTAATTCTCTGATTTCAAAACGCAATGTTGATGCTACTGTAATTGAACCATTGGGGTTATCACTTTTTCAAAAGATTGTTGACTATGAGATTCAAATTCAGGACATACTTTCTTACAAGATTAATACAATTACGACAGAATTGCCAAGAATCGCCACTGACAAATTACTAGAACAGAATAAAGGGGTATTCAATAATAAACATTTTGATGTATCCCAAAGAAAAGCGATAGAAGCATCATATTCATTTGGTGACGATAAACAAGCGCAACTTAAAAACTGCAAAACACAATTGGAAAGTCTTTTAAAGTTTAATATTGATACAACATTAAGGTTATTAAATTTTGAAAAGGATGCTCTATCTAATATTAAAAGAGAACTGATTACTAAATTTAAATCAGCGAAGGACTTAATTACGGAATGGAACGTTTGTTTATTAGATTATGTAAAAGCAAAGAATAACCACAGTGAAGCTATTAAACAATTTGCTATACTGACTACATTGTCTAATACATCAAGTCCAGAATGGCGTAACTTCATTAATGCAGCTGACCAATATAAAAAAATAACAGGAAATGATGATGAATGTCCATACTGCCATAGACCGTATGATGACGGGGCTTTGAAAATAGTACAAAGTTATACTAGTTTTCTATCTGATAAATCGGAAACTGAGTTGAAAAACAAAGAAAAAGCTCTTTCAATTTATAATAATAAATTGTTACGATATGTACCAGATATTAATTTGGATGACAATATAAAAAAAATATTGAGAGCAATTGCTGTTAATGAAAGCCAAAGCCTATTAGAGATTGTTTTACATTCAATAGACGCTAATAAAAACCTATATAAAGAACTTACAGGTTGCGTGAATGAGAAAAAAGAAATGAATTCACCTGTTCTATCTATTGAAATCATAAACAAAAAATTAGACGAAGAAATTAATACTGTTGATACTAAGATAGCTGAAAGTCAAGAAAAGGATTCAAAGTTGCAACCTAAAATAGCGAATTTAAAAGAAAGAATAACCATATTAGAAGATGCAAAGTCAATAGCAGCACAAAAAGACGCCATAAGAGATTGGTTTAATAAAATAGACTCGATTTCGACTATAACTGATAAAAAAGAACATTTTAAAAGTCGTCCAATTTCTTTGCTTTCTACTACGGCACATAATGAACTTATAACTGAAAAACTTGCTAATACGTTTCAGAATAAATTACAAGAGATTGGGCTGAAACGCTTGGGGATGAAAGTTCAGAAAGCGAGTAATCATCATGGAATATATTCTACTGAATTAGTACTAAGTAATAACGAGAATAATATTCAACAAATTTTGAGTGAGGGCGAGCAAAAAGGCGTTGGACTAGCTATGTTTTTCGCAGAAATAGAACTTCAAAGCGGTTTAAATCCAATAATATTGGATGATCCTGTTAATAGTCTTGACAATGAGATTGCGAAGTCGTTTGCTCAAATGCTTTATAAACTGAATAATCAGGTGATATTATTTAATCATGAGTTGTTATTCCAAAGTGCTTTTGAGAGCATGGACCATATATGTCCAAATTATGATGCACAGGGATGTAGGAAACAAGGAAAGCATATATACATCTATGAAACAGAAGAATTTAATGGTAATAAAGGACTAATTGTTTCCTATAAGAAGCAAAACGCAAAGTTTTATTTAGATAAAGCTGAACATTTCTCTACAACTCCACCTTTCTCTGATAATGTAGGGGAAATCACAAACGATCTACGCCAGGCAGTTGAACATTTGATTGATGAAGTTGTTTTTCGTAATCAAATCCCGACTAGGTACTCCTGTAAGAAAAGTCGGATACAATGGGGTAAACTGAAGACCCTTGTGAATGATTCTGAAACAATTGACAAACTAAACACTATCCATAGTCGTTTGTCTGGCTCTAGTTTGCATAATGGCATTGAATCTACTTATAATCAACTACGTCAATGCGAAGCAAATGAATTTATTAGAGATTTAAGAGTTATATTAAATAAGTAG
- a CDS encoding ATP-dependent nuclease gives MRLLKLTIEDGYKNLTGEYDFSCQDGYIALIGLNGSGKSNLLEAISIIFNGLLNKCHIPFKYEIEYELNGKKYYRTKGKAKEEGTVIQNKDMQYPTSVIACYSGEDLRLWHKAYMIYHMKYFKKAVNENSFSPKMLYVNKYCWAIALIALLSSDENNKHIKNILKINDLDEVSATFYVDVNKYSSFKEHDAIRWFNRFVNKEEESCEVNLKALYSYDIMHNGIPLPLKSRAIFQYLYLLTQPKKYTTNSIDKLITGIDIKIGNISLINLSEGEKKIILIECITKILADENSLVLLDEPDAHVHVSRKKELLEIISDFKGQTIFTTHSPIFLNLDTTKEQNIFYMSNGKLEDKKVLEQIHELSGGMINLFEGVSILNSEYILMAEGVYDKKYLEKAISVFSRKDEKYKILKNISILPCGSAGNALNMYHELLIPKKDKFKKIVFIYDCDCGGFDGWKKTKKINDEKVMSIFYQENYEKDFSPSEKDDIKNNNTILIEDFFSKESYEKEKDKMYSEFSRRSTCKEFRINNKIKGEERIKTYIENNYQSFKDEWFDGFQPVLDKLLEVFF, from the coding sequence ATGAGATTACTAAAATTAACAATAGAAGATGGGTACAAGAATTTGACAGGAGAATATGATTTCTCCTGTCAGGACGGTTATATTGCATTAATTGGCCTTAATGGTTCAGGTAAAAGTAACTTGCTCGAAGCTATTAGTATAATATTTAATGGTCTATTAAACAAGTGTCATATACCCTTTAAGTATGAAATCGAATATGAATTAAATGGGAAAAAATATTATCGTACTAAGGGAAAAGCCAAAGAAGAAGGTACTGTAATACAGAACAAAGATATGCAATACCCAACTTCTGTTATAGCTTGCTACAGTGGCGAAGATTTGCGATTATGGCATAAAGCTTACATGATTTACCACATGAAGTATTTTAAGAAAGCTGTCAACGAGAACTCTTTTAGTCCAAAAATGTTATATGTTAACAAATATTGTTGGGCAATTGCTCTAATAGCATTGCTTTCTTCAGACGAGAATAATAAGCATATAAAAAATATTTTAAAGATAAATGATTTAGATGAAGTATCTGCAACTTTTTATGTTGATGTGAATAAATATAGTTCTTTTAAAGAGCATGATGCTATAAGATGGTTTAATAGATTTGTAAATAAAGAAGAAGAATCTTGTGAAGTTAATTTGAAAGCATTGTACTCTTACGACATTATGCATAATGGAATACCTCTACCACTTAAAAGCAGGGCTATATTTCAGTATTTGTATTTATTAACGCAACCTAAAAAATATACCACAAATAGCATTGACAAATTAATAACAGGAATTGATATCAAAATAGGGAATATTAGTTTAATTAATTTAAGTGAAGGTGAAAAGAAAATAATTCTAATAGAATGTATCACTAAAATTTTGGCAGACGAAAATTCTTTAGTTTTGCTTGATGAGCCAGATGCACATGTACATGTTTCAAGAAAGAAGGAACTTTTAGAAATCATAAGCGATTTTAAAGGCCAAACTATATTTACGACCCATTCTCCTATATTTTTAAATTTAGACACGACTAAAGAACAAAATATATTCTATATGAGTAATGGAAAGTTAGAAGATAAAAAAGTATTAGAACAAATCCATGAATTATCAGGAGGTATGATAAACCTTTTCGAAGGAGTATCTATATTGAATTCTGAATATATTCTTATGGCAGAAGGTGTTTATGATAAAAAATACCTAGAGAAAGCTATATCTGTATTTTCACGTAAGGATGAGAAATATAAAATATTAAAGAATATTTCTATTTTACCATGTGGAAGCGCCGGAAATGCTCTGAATATGTACCACGAACTTTTAATCCCTAAAAAAGACAAGTTTAAAAAAATTGTTTTTATATATGATTGTGATTGTGGTGGATTTGATGGTTGGAAAAAGACAAAAAAAATTAACGATGAAAAAGTTATGTCTATATTTTATCAAGAAAACTACGAAAAAGATTTTTCTCCTTCTGAGAAGGATGATATAAAAAATAATAACACCATTCTTATTGAGGATTTCTTCTCTAAAGAGTCTTACGAAAAAGAAAAAGACAAAATGTATTCAGAGTTTAGTAGACGTTCCACATGTAAAGAATTCAGAATAAACAATAAAATTAAAGGAGAAGAACGCATAAAAACATACATAGAAAATAATTATCAGTCTTTTAAGGATGAATGGTTTGATGGATTTCAACCAGTTCTTGATAAATTACTTGAAGTGTTTTTTTAA